In the bacterium genome, one interval contains:
- a CDS encoding fibronectin type III domain-containing protein yields MPQAKPPRPLLAPARRLAPLLALLALLLGASPLAAQPAAALLPADSLAAAALAAPAPPLDLRAADVPNDNGRAIAISWLRSPDDDGSGRVTGYQIFRADAFADEQPDSLAWQRVGQRGATGGRDERASFTDAGRAIETGRPYRYRVDAIGPGGHGVAQLAAPAAARAQWFNRGRWNMLVAVLLICGAIFYWIQRARSTDITLRPVAGLAAFDEAVGRATEMGQPVLFIPGIQDLDQIETLAGGNILGYVA; encoded by the coding sequence ATGCCCCAGGCGAAGCCGCCGCGTCCACTGCTAGCGCCAGCGCGGCGACTCGCGCCACTGCTCGCCCTGCTGGCCCTGCTGCTCGGCGCGTCGCCCCTGGCTGCGCAGCCCGCGGCGGCGCTCCTGCCGGCGGACAGCCTCGCCGCCGCGGCACTCGCGGCCCCGGCGCCGCCCCTGGACCTGCGCGCGGCGGACGTCCCCAACGACAACGGGCGCGCGATCGCGATCAGCTGGCTGCGCTCGCCCGACGATGACGGCTCCGGTCGCGTCACCGGCTACCAGATCTTCCGCGCCGACGCCTTCGCCGACGAGCAGCCGGACAGCCTGGCCTGGCAGCGCGTCGGTCAGCGCGGGGCCACCGGCGGCCGCGACGAGCGCGCCAGCTTCACCGACGCCGGGCGCGCGATCGAGACGGGCCGCCCCTACCGCTATCGCGTCGACGCGATCGGCCCCGGCGGCCACGGCGTCGCCCAGCTCGCCGCGCCCGCCGCGGCCCGCGCGCAGTGGTTCAACCGCGGCCGCTGGAACATGCTCGTCGCCGTGCTCCTGATCTGCGGCGCGATCTTCTACTGGATCCAGCGCGCGCGCAGCACCGACATCACCCTGCGACCCGTGGCGGGCCTGGCGGCCTTCGACGAGGCCGTCGGCCGCGCCACCGAGATGGGCCAGCCCGTGCTCTTCATCCCCGGCATCCAGGATCTCGACCAGATCGAGACGCTGGCCGGCGGGAACATCCTCGGCTACGTGGCG